The Chitinophaga lutea genome contains the following window.
GCTGGATATGCCGGTGCTCTACATCGCGCATCCCTTCGGCGGTTATACACCTAACCAGATGGAAGCGTTTTTTGCGAAAAACTATGTGAACATTTTATTGTTCGTGAACGGTGTGAAGTCCATCGAAACAAAAAACGTACAGGGCCTCACTTTGATGAAGCTGACCTTTTACCCCGGCACCAACATGTCGCAGGCCGCCGCGGAAGTAAGCGCGTTTTCGAACAGGGCGCAGGCGATTTTTCCGCCCGGTTCGCAGCCGCCGTTCATCATCCGTTTCGACGCGTCCACGTTGCCGGTGGGCGAGCTGGTGCTCAGCAGCGCCAAACGGTCCAATAACGAACTGATGGACATGGCCAACGTGTACGTGCGTTCTTCGTTCACGTCCATTCCCGGTCTCGTGGCGCCGCCGCCGTTCGGGGGGAACATCCGCACCGTGGTGATCAAAGCCGACCCCGAAGCGCTGCGCGCGCACCAGATGACGCCCGACCAGCTGGTGGAGGCCCTTCGCCTCAATAACCAGGTAGCCCCCGCGGGCAACGTGCGCATCGGCGATAAAAACTATCTCACCCCTGTCAACACAACGGTCCAGAACATCAAGGACTTCGAAAATATCCCGCTGTTCAAAGGCGGCGTGCAAACGCTTTATCTGCGTGATGTAGCCACAGTTGAGGATGGCGCCGATATCGCCGCCGGTTATGCCCTGGTGGACGGTAAACGTTCCGTATACCTCAACGTGGCTAAGTCCGCCGATGCCTCCACCTGGGAGGTGGTGCAGAACCTGAAGAAGGCCATTCCGCGCCTGCAGGCGCAGCTGCCGGAAGACGTAACGCTGTCGTACGAATTCGACCAGAGCACCTACGTGATGAACGCCGTTAAAAGCCTCATCAGTGAAGGGATCATCGGCGCCGTGCTGACGGGCCTGATGGTGGTGCTCTTCCTCGGTGACCTCCGCGGCGCGCTCATCGTGATCCTCACCATCCCGGTGTCGATCATTTCCGGGGTGATGTTCCTCAGCCTCTTCGGCCAGACCATCAATATCATGACGCTGAGCGGCCTTGCGCTGGCCATCGGGATATTGGTGGACGAGAGCACGGTGACGATCGAAAACATACACCAGCACCTCGATATGGGCAAACCCAAGGCGCTGGCGATATGGGACGCGTGTAAGGAGATCGCGTTCCCCAAACTGCTGATCCTTTTCTGTATCCTCGCCGTGTTCGCCCCCGCGTTCACGATGAAGGGCATCCCCGGCTCGCTGTTCCTGCCGCTGGCTTTGGCGATCGGTTTCTCGATGATCACGTCTTACTTCCTGTCGCAGACTTTTGTACCGGTGATGGCCAACTGGATCATGAAGAGCCACCGCAAAAAAGATATCGTACCCGCTGCGGAAGGAGAGCACGATACCTGGGATCAGAAAAAGCAGCTGGTGGAGAGAAGCGACAGCAACCTCGACGGCAAGGTGAGCCGTTTCGAAAAGTTCAGGGCCCGTTTCATGCGCTGGATCAACCGTCTCATGCCGTACCGCGCACCGGTGGTGATAGCTTACCTGGTCGTGATCAGCGGGCTGGCGGTATTGCTGCTGATGAACATCGGCCGCGACGTACTGCCGAAAACCAACGGTGGCCAGTTCCAGCTGCGGCTGCGGGCGCCCGAAGGCACGCGGATGGAACGCACGGAAGAGAAAACGCTGGTGGCGCTGCGCAGTATAGAAGAAGCGGTGGGCAAAGAAAACATCGCCATTTCATCGGCCTACGTAGGCCAGCACCCCGCGCTGTTTTCCGTGAGCCCCATCTACCTGTTCATGCCCGGCCCGCACGAAGCCGTGCTGCAGGTGAGCCTCAGCAAAGATTTTCACGCAGACCTGGATGAGCTGAAAGAAAAGATACGCACCATCATCAAACAAAACGCGCCGGACCTGCAGCTGTCCTTCGAGCCGATCGAACTGACGGACAAAATCCTCAGCCAGGGCTCTCCCACGCCGGTGGAAGTGCGCATCAGCGGAAGGAATAAAAAGCTGAACGAAGAATATGCCGCCAGACTCATCGGCAAACTGAAAGAAGTGGACTACCTGCGCGATGTACAGCTGCAGCAGTCCACCAAATACCCGGCCATCAAAATCGATATCGACAGAACACGCCTCGCCCAGTTGGGTGTAGACATGACCGACGTAACGCGCTCGCTGATCGCCTCCACATCCTCTTCCCGCCTGACGGAGAAAAACGTGTGGGTGGATGAAAAGGCGAACCTCATGTACAGCGTGCAGGTGCAGATACCGGAAAACAAAATGAACAACATGCACGAGATCGGGGAGATACCGTTGCAGAAAAACGCGGCGCGCCCGCTGCTCAGCGACGTGGCCACCATTACGCCGGATACGACGTACGGAGAAAACGACAACATCGGCGCCATCCCCATGATTTCCGTGACGGCGAACGTGAACAACAAAGACCTCGGCACCGCCACCAAAGACGTGGAAGCGGCGATTGCATCGCTGGGAGAACTGCCCCGCGGTTTGGTCATGGAACCCATCGGTATGTCCATCACGCTCAATGAAACGCTAGACAGTCTGCAGTCCGGCCTGCTGGTGGCGATCGTGGTGATATTCCTGATGCTGGCCGCCAACTTCCAGAGTTTCCGTGTGTCGTTCGTGGTGCTCACCACGGTGCCTGCGGTAATACTCGGTTCGCTGCTGCTGCTGACCATTACCGGGTCTACGCTTAACCTGCAATCTTACATGGGCATCATCATGTCGGTGGGCGTATCCATTTCCAATGCGGTGCTGCTGATCACCAATGCCGAGCATTTGCGGCGCCATAACGGCGATGCGCTGGCCTCCGCGAAGGAAGCCGCCGCGCTGCGCCTCCGCCCGATCCTGATGACGAGCCTCGCGATGGTGGCCGGTATGATACCTATGGCCATCGGGCACGGCGAGGGCGGCGACCAGGTGTCGCCCCTGGGCCGCGCGGTGATCGGCGGGCTGGTGGCTTCCACTTTTGCCGCGCTGGTGATATTGCCGCTCGTGTTTGCCTGGGTGCAGAAAAATGCGTCCACCGCATCCGTGTCACTCAATCCTGAAAACAAAGAAAGTAAACATTATATACCCTCCTTGTATGATCACAACAACCAATAAAACGCTTTACCTGGCACTGCTTGCTGCCGCAGTGCTGGCGGGTTGCGGCGTTTCGCAAAGTAAACCGGACAACAACAAAACGGCGGCGGCTCCTCCTGCCGGGGTGCCGGCCTTTGCGCTGAAAAAAGATATTTTCTCCGCTTCCCTCAGGATGCCGGGAGAACTGATCGCTTTTCAGCAGGTGGATCTGTACGCCAAAGTGAACAGTTTCGTGCAGAAGTTATATGTGGACGTAGGCTCCGCCGTAACGGCCGGCCAGGTGCTGGCCACCCTCGAAGCGCCCGAGCTCGGCTCGCAGCTGGCCGGCGCCGAATCTCGGCTGCGCAGCCAGGAGGCGGTTTACCTGGCCAGCAAAGCCAACTACGACCGGTTGTATCAAACCAGCCAGACGCCGGGCACCGTTTCCCAGAACGACCTCGACCTGGCACTGGCTAAACAGAAATCCGATTTCGCACAGCAGGAAGCCGCCCGCGCCGCCTACCGTGAAATTTCTGATAACCGCAACTACCTGCAGATCCGCGCTCCGTTCAGCGGCGTGATCAGCGCGCGCAATGTCAGCGCCGGCGCCTATGTAGGTCCTTCCGGCAGAGGTTCCGAGTTCCCCCTGTTCACACTGCAGGAACAAAAGAAACTGCGCCTCGTGCTGGCGGTGCCGGAAGCATACACCGCTTATCTTAAAAATAAAAGCGAGGTCACTTTTTCGGTTAAATCATTACCCGGCGAGGAATTCAAGGCCAACATCAACCGCCTCTCCGGCGCGCTCGACAGCCGCCTGCGGTCCCAGCGCATCGAAATGGACGTGATCAATAACGACAAAAAACTGCTGCCCGGCATGGTGGCGGAGGTCAGCATTCCGCTGAATACCGCCGACAGTGTGTTTATCGTTCCGGTGAGCGCCGTAGCCAACTCTACCGAAAAGATTTTTGTGATACGGGTCAATAACCAGAAAGCTGAGTGGGTGGAAGTAAGGAAAGGAAGAGAAGCGGACGGTAAAGTGGAAATATCCGGCAATTTAACAACGGGAGATATGCTTATGGAAAAGGCCAATGACGAGATCAGGAATGGCTCAGCCGTAACAATTAAAAAGTAGGACGAATCAATAGTGAGGATCAGAAAAGGGAGCAACGCGGTGATAGGCGTTGTTCCCTTAATTTTTTATGCACCGGCCTCAGGGTATGATGCGATTGCTGGGAGGGCAAGCGCAGGCAACAGTTTCATGGTACAGGCGCTACTTTTTTAATTGAAATAACGGCGGAGGATTTCTTTCAGGGAGGCAAGGCTGTATTGTTTGACGATATAGTCCGTGGCGCCCAGCTCTTTGGTTTCCCGGATGTCGCGCGGGTCTGAAGAGGTGGAGTAGATCACTACCGGTACCTCCGCCAGCCGGGGAATGCTGCGCAGCGCGGCGAGGCAATCCTTTCCGCTCATGCGTGGCATATTCAGATCTAAAAAAATGTGACCGGGAACAAAACTTTCGTTTCTGCGCAACAGCTGAAGGCCTTCCATACCATTGTCGACGGTAAGGCATACGATGTGCTCATTTATATCCTGCAACGCGAGTTTGAATATCTCCTGATCATCTTTGTCGTCATCAATCAATAAACAATTGAGATTTGGTATCATTTGGGTCCCCATAAATTTTACTGCCACCAAAGGTAATCAAAAGATGATGAGTTTCCCCCATGCGGGGGCGTACACGCCGCTACTTTTCGGGCGGCCGGAATTCACCGGTGACGGTAATCCCGGAAAATATACCGGGGAAGCTGCCGCCATCATGAAAATCCGGCCCGCGGCAGTTTGAATCGATGGCCCGGGCTTACGATTTGCTTTTCTTCGGCGCTTTGAGTTTGACGCCTTCCGCCTTCGGTTCCTTCGGTTTAGCGCTTTTCGCTTTCGGTGCGGATTTAGCGCCTGCGGGCCTGGTTTCCTGCTGTTTTACGGTTTCCAGCGCCCCTCCCTGGGATTTCGTGCTCTGATAATATTCGCATACCGGGTTCATGAGGCATTCGCCGCATTTGGGCGTGGGCCGGCAGATTTCCCTGCCGAGAAACGACATGGCCATCCCGGCGTCCCACTCCGAAGGAGGCAGCGCCGCCATCAGCTGTTTTTCAATTTTAACCGGATCGGTGGCGGTGACGATGCCCAGCCGCGGGGCCACGCGCACCACGTGGAGATCCACAATGATGCCTTCCGGCGCCACGCCGGATTCGCGCATGATCACATTGGCCGATTTCCGGCCGATGCCGGGCAGTTCGGTCAGGGTAGCCTGGGTGAGTGGGATGTTGCTGTCTTTTTTGATTGTCTGCGCTATTTCCACCAGCCATTTGGCCTTGTTGCCGAAGTTGCGGATTTTATTGATATAGGGAAACAGGTCTTCGGGGGTGGCTTTCGAGAGCGCCTGCATATTCGGGAAGGCCTCGAACAGGGCCGGGCCCAGTTTGTTGATATTCCTGTCGGAGTCCTGCGCCGACAAAACGACGCCGACTACCAGCTGGTAGGTGTTCCCATAATCGAGCGGGTGTTTTTGCCCCTTGTATTTTTTGATCAGGGGTTTGATCGCTTCCGGCCAGTTGACTGCTTTGCCCATAACGTGCATTTAGGCAATAAATCTACGGATAATCCGGGAAAACAAAAGCCCTAAGCCATGAGGCTTAAGGCTGTCCGGCGGCCGGGTTAAAACCGGTTTGTTTTATTGTTCGCAGGGGATCAGGGTGTCCCAGTACATATAGTCTTCGCCGTCGTCGGGCAAATCCACTTCAAGCTGTAATTCATCGCCGGGTTGCAGGTCGATCCAGATGGGGGAGGTATTGCCCAGGTAATACCGCGGGCTGCCCCAGGAGTTTTCGACCACATACCATTTGAAGGTGGCGCCGGTTTCGACGTCGCGCACCTCGTAACGCTGGCCCTCGCAGGCCTGGAAATCGAAATTGCTGGCTATCCATGCCGCGCCCCAGTCCCGCATGTTCGTTTTTCCCGGCGCGGTGCGGCGGGAGGGGATGGCAGACAGACATACCGTCATTAAAAGAGAAAGGCAGAGAAACAATGTGATTTTCATAAATGGAATTTTAAGAATGATGCAAATAGCCGCCGGGTATCCTAATGTACAACAAGGCGCCGGGAGATGGTGATACGGTTGTGGCCGATTATGAGCGGATATTCACCTGCTTCGGGCCGGTGTATAAAAAAACGCCGCGTGCAGGTGGCATGCGGCGCTATGATGAGTTTGGACAGCAGGAACCGGCAGTGCTGGTTTTGCGGGCAGCCCTACATTATCGGCGGGCCACTTTCAGGGAAGTTGCTCCGGCAATGTTTTATGCTTTGTGAAGCGCTATTGTTTTTTCATCCGGAGGAACTCATACACGTCGTCGCCACGCCAGCCGCTGAATATGACGGAATCGCCCTCGAAAGAGAATTTGAAATTATGGGAATAAAGGGCGGAAACGGGACTGAACTGCTCCATGAAAATACTGTCGGAACCCCGTGTCCTGTAAGTACCGGGGATGTCGGGATTGAAGGTGATGCTTTGCTGGGGTGTGCCAGTGGGCGTAATGCGGAATTCGCTGCCCGAAAACCTAACCTGTACATTCACGCTGGATAATGTGCCGGTGCTGTTTTTTTCTTTGTAATAAACGCCAAGGTAAGTGCCGTTAAACACGCCGGGAGCAGGGGTGTTTTTGTTTTTCTTACAGGCAAGGCAAAACGGCATCACCAGTACGAGGATGACCAGGTTCGCGGTGGATAAAAGGGGACGGAACATCAGATGGGGATTTTGGTTAAAAATGAAACGGTTTCGGGGCTTACAATGTTACACCACCTGGTATTTAATGCCGCCGGGAAACACAAAGGCCGCCCCGGCAAGATGAGGCGGCCTTTTGTTTTTTCCTGTCGGCAGGAATCGTTATGCAATTAGTTCGCGTAACCGGGATTCTGTTCCATCAGTTTGTTGGCCTGGATCTCCACGTTCGGAATCGGCAACAGGAAGCGGTAGTTACCGGCGGGCAGTGTTACGGCGGCGGTAGACGGCGCTTCGGCGGCTAAACGCTCAACCGGCAGGCCTTTCCTTTTGAGATCCCAGAAACGGTGGCCTTCGAAAGCAAGCTCTTTAAACCGCTCCAGCATGATAGCGTCGATGGCGGCCTGTTTGGAAGCCAGCGTTACGTTGACGTAGTTCCTGATACGTGCGGCCCGGAGCGCGTTCAGGTCGCTTTCGGCGGAGTTGGCGCCGGTAAACCTGTTTTGCTCGGCCCTGGCCTCAGCGCGGATAAGGTACATTTCACCGGTCCTGAAAACTTTGGCATTGTTTACGTTTTCATTAGCGGTACCGTAGTCAGTTCCCGCATATTTCGCGACGATTTTAGAGGGGCGGCCTTTGGTAGACAGCAGGGGCTCGTCTTTCAGATAAGCGGCAAACCGCACGTCGTTGACGGGATCGAAGGTGTTCCAGAGTTTATCGGTCGGCATCCAGGTTACGGTGCCGATGTTGGCAGCACTGGCGGATGTATTGCGCCAGAGGCTTCCGAGCCGGATGGCGGTGGTGCGCACCAGCTGGAATACCACTTCGTTGGTGTTTTTGTCTTTCCACAGGTCACCGAATTCGGCGATGGGCGACAGCGGTTTCTGGGTGATGTATTCCGTAGCGGCAGCTTCGGCACCGGCCCAGTCGTTTTTATACAGCAGGATGCGGGCCTGCAGCGCGGTGGCGGCTGCTTTGGTAGCGCGGTTGATGCCATCGCCGGCAAAGCTGGCGGGCAGCAGGTTTTTGGCTTCCGTTACGTCCCTGATCAGTTTGTCGAAGTAAGGGGCCATCTTGATCCTGGCCTCACCATCCAAAGAAGCGATCTCTTTGTAAGGCATTGCAAGGCCTTCAGCGCTGTACTTGTCGCAGTAATAGCGGAACACTTCCAGGTGAGCGAACGCCCTGAGGAACAGCGCTTCGCCTTTCACCCTGTTGCGCAGTGCAGTGTTGTCTGCCGGTTTCAGGGAATCTGCTTCCGGCACCGCCGCCAGCACCCTGTTGGCGCGGTCGATGATGCGGTAGTTGGGGCGCATGGCCGTGAAGTTGTCGCGGATGCCCACGTCTACGCTGCTATATTGCCACTCGTGCGTGGTGGCCGCATTGTAGAACTCCGATTTTTTTACCTCGTCTGAAAATGTTGCGTTCAGCAGGATGGGCATTTCCACACCCAGCGCACCATAGGCGCCGATTACAGCCTGTTCGCAGTTTGAAACGGTTTTCAGCGCATCCTGGCCCTGGATCATATCGGTTTCGGGGATGTCCAGCAACTTGCTGCAGGAGACAGACATCATTAAAACAGGCGCCAATAATATTGTTGAATATCTTTTCATCAGAAAATTCATTTTTAATAATTGTAATACACTTCAATCCTTCCTGTCAGGAAACTAGAAATTGATGTCAAGCCCAGCCACCATCATTCTCGGGTTCGGGAATTCGTTCAGGCTGATATTGTTGTCATCTTCCGGATCAGGACCGCGCCAGGGGCTCCAGATAGCGATGTTCTGGGCCTGCACATAAAATTTGGCGCCTCTGATCAGGCGTGTTCCGCCCACGTTCAGCTCGGGTATCTGGTAGCTCAGGTTCAGGTTCCTGAAGCGGAGGAACTTCGCGTCCTGCAGGTCGGTAGAGGTAAAGCCCCTGTCGTATTGCGGAGACTGGTACAGTTTGTTGTCGCCGGGTTTCTGCCACTGGTCTGTCAGCAGGCGTTTGGAACCGTTCACAGTAGCCTGGTAGCCGGCAGTGCCTCTTACGAGCCAGTTTTCGATGTTGTTGCTTCTTACTACGTCGAACTGGTAAGAGAACAGTGCGCTGAGCGCAAATCTTTTATACCGTACGTCGAGGTTGAAACCGCCAACATGTTTGGGCAGGAAGGTGCCGAAGTTGGCGAACTGCGGCGCAGCACCGGCTTCATATACTACTTTCCCGTCTGCTCCTTCAAACATCGGGCGCCCGGTCTGCGGGTCGGCGCCGAGGTAGTGAGGTGTATAGTGGCTGCCGTAAGGGAGGCCTTTTTTAATCAGGTAAGTACCGGACACATACTCGTCAACCAGACCGAGGTCCTCGATCATGTTTTTGTTGATGGCGTGATTAATGCCGATGGTTGCGGTCAGGTCGCTCGTTTTCACCACATCCACGGCCAGATCGAACTCAAAACCTTTGTTGGTCATGATACCGGCGTTGATGTCGAGGTTGTCGAAACCACTGAGGAACGTCAGCGGGTTTCTTACGAAGAGGTCCACTGTTTTATTCCGGTAGTAGTCTACAGACAATCTTGCCCTGTTGTTCCAGGCACCGAGGTCAACCCCGAAGTTCAGTTTTTTGATCCTCTCGAGTTTCAGGTCCTGGTAACCGGGTGTTTCGGGAACAATGCCGGTGATCGGCGAACCGTAGTAGGCGTTGGAAGTAGTCCAGC
Protein-coding sequences here:
- a CDS encoding efflux RND transporter permease subunit — protein: MGLIRSALEKPITVLVLVAGLFFFGIKAVRDVKVDIFPKLDMPVLYIAHPFGGYTPNQMEAFFAKNYVNILLFVNGVKSIETKNVQGLTLMKLTFYPGTNMSQAAAEVSAFSNRAQAIFPPGSQPPFIIRFDASTLPVGELVLSSAKRSNNELMDMANVYVRSSFTSIPGLVAPPPFGGNIRTVVIKADPEALRAHQMTPDQLVEALRLNNQVAPAGNVRIGDKNYLTPVNTTVQNIKDFENIPLFKGGVQTLYLRDVATVEDGADIAAGYALVDGKRSVYLNVAKSADASTWEVVQNLKKAIPRLQAQLPEDVTLSYEFDQSTYVMNAVKSLISEGIIGAVLTGLMVVLFLGDLRGALIVILTIPVSIISGVMFLSLFGQTINIMTLSGLALAIGILVDESTVTIENIHQHLDMGKPKALAIWDACKEIAFPKLLILFCILAVFAPAFTMKGIPGSLFLPLALAIGFSMITSYFLSQTFVPVMANWIMKSHRKKDIVPAAEGEHDTWDQKKQLVERSDSNLDGKVSRFEKFRARFMRWINRLMPYRAPVVIAYLVVISGLAVLLLMNIGRDVLPKTNGGQFQLRLRAPEGTRMERTEEKTLVALRSIEEAVGKENIAISSAYVGQHPALFSVSPIYLFMPGPHEAVLQVSLSKDFHADLDELKEKIRTIIKQNAPDLQLSFEPIELTDKILSQGSPTPVEVRISGRNKKLNEEYAARLIGKLKEVDYLRDVQLQQSTKYPAIKIDIDRTRLAQLGVDMTDVTRSLIASTSSSRLTEKNVWVDEKANLMYSVQVQIPENKMNNMHEIGEIPLQKNAARPLLSDVATITPDTTYGENDNIGAIPMISVTANVNNKDLGTATKDVEAAIASLGELPRGLVMEPIGMSITLNETLDSLQSGLLVAIVVIFLMLAANFQSFRVSFVVLTTVPAVILGSLLLLTITGSTLNLQSYMGIIMSVGVSISNAVLLITNAEHLRRHNGDALASAKEAAALRLRPILMTSLAMVAGMIPMAIGHGEGGDQVSPLGRAVIGGLVASTFAALVILPLVFAWVQKNASTASVSLNPENKESKHYIPSLYDHNNQ
- a CDS encoding efflux RND transporter periplasmic adaptor subunit, translating into MITTTNKTLYLALLAAAVLAGCGVSQSKPDNNKTAAAPPAGVPAFALKKDIFSASLRMPGELIAFQQVDLYAKVNSFVQKLYVDVGSAVTAGQVLATLEAPELGSQLAGAESRLRSQEAVYLASKANYDRLYQTSQTPGTVSQNDLDLALAKQKSDFAQQEAARAAYREISDNRNYLQIRAPFSGVISARNVSAGAYVGPSGRGSEFPLFTLQEQKKLRLVLAVPEAYTAYLKNKSEVTFSVKSLPGEEFKANINRLSGALDSRLRSQRIEMDVINNDKKLLPGMVAEVSIPLNTADSVFIVPVSAVANSTEKIFVIRVNNQKAEWVEVRKGREADGKVEISGNLTTGDMLMEKANDEIRNGSAVTIKK
- a CDS encoding response regulator; the encoded protein is MGTQMIPNLNCLLIDDDKDDQEIFKLALQDINEHIVCLTVDNGMEGLQLLRRNESFVPGHIFLDLNMPRMSGKDCLAALRSIPRLAEVPVVIYSTSSDPRDIRETKELGATDYIVKQYSLASLKEILRRYFN
- a CDS encoding endonuclease III domain-containing protein produces the protein MGKAVNWPEAIKPLIKKYKGQKHPLDYGNTYQLVVGVVLSAQDSDRNINKLGPALFEAFPNMQALSKATPEDLFPYINKIRNFGNKAKWLVEIAQTIKKDSNIPLTQATLTELPGIGRKSANVIMRESGVAPEGIIVDLHVVRVAPRLGIVTATDPVKIEKQLMAALPPSEWDAGMAMSFLGREICRPTPKCGECLMNPVCEYYQSTKSQGGALETVKQQETRPAGAKSAPKAKSAKPKEPKAEGVKLKAPKKSKS
- a CDS encoding RagB/SusD family nutrient uptake outer membrane protein, whose product is MKRYSTILLAPVLMMSVSCSKLLDIPETDMIQGQDALKTVSNCEQAVIGAYGALGVEMPILLNATFSDEVKKSEFYNAATTHEWQYSSVDVGIRDNFTAMRPNYRIIDRANRVLAAVPEADSLKPADNTALRNRVKGEALFLRAFAHLEVFRYYCDKYSAEGLAMPYKEIASLDGEARIKMAPYFDKLIRDVTEAKNLLPASFAGDGINRATKAAATALQARILLYKNDWAGAEAAATEYITQKPLSPIAEFGDLWKDKNTNEVVFQLVRTTAIRLGSLWRNTSASAANIGTVTWMPTDKLWNTFDPVNDVRFAAYLKDEPLLSTKGRPSKIVAKYAGTDYGTANENVNNAKVFRTGEMYLIRAEARAEQNRFTGANSAESDLNALRAARIRNYVNVTLASKQAAIDAIMLERFKELAFEGHRFWDLKRKGLPVERLAAEAPSTAAVTLPAGNYRFLLPIPNVEIQANKLMEQNPGYAN